Part of the Sorghum bicolor cultivar BTx623 chromosome 1, Sorghum_bicolor_NCBIv3, whole genome shotgun sequence genome, TTGCTATACCTAGCTAGTGTGAAGCAGGCAAGCAGCAGCCGCCCGGGCTGTATCCAGTAGTTATTTCTCGTGTAGTCTTTCTCGTGTTTGGCCGGTTGTCTGCATGCGTGTCTGTCTGTCGGAAAGGATCAACGACGCGCGCGTGCAGCGCCGAAGAAGATCGATCCGGCCTTGATTTGTGGCTTAATTACTCCCAACAAGTTGCTCCCTCGATCGGCATGTCCTCATGCATTCTGACCATTTCTGGAAGATCCTAGGAAAAACTAGacaaatgcaatgcaatgctgcTTGTTCGCCTTTTCTTTTAATTATATATAATGCTAACAGCTACCATCTGTCCTTGGTTTGACGGCTAATTAATACTCTCTCCGTCTCTAAAAGAATCAATTATTAGAATTCGTGTCAGTCtaatattttaaaatttgactagctttatagaaaaaagtaacaaatctataatataaaatacgcatcatatgaaaatatattctatggtaaatttaataatactaattaatatcataaatcttagtatttttttctagaaatttgattaaagtttaaaaattttaacTTAGGACAAGTCTAGAAATTGATTGGACGGAGAAGTATAACCACGGATACGCTAGCTAGCAAGGTTTCCATGGGGATGCTAAACCACGCATGGTTGGCAAGCTTTTCTGCTGTGTGCCTAGCTTAGTTGGGTTGTCTGTGAGTCAATAGCTAGGCTCGATCATCTCAGTCGGTTTCATATCCTGCAAAATTAAAGCTGCGGTTGATGCGACTTGCGCAAGATTCTTCGTTCGTTAGCACGGCTAACTAAGCCATTGTTATTTATAAGCAAAGCATATAATATTAGTACATAATTGTACTAAGAGCCAGTACAATAGTAGGTTTATAGTCAAGGTAAATGTTGATGTAAAGGAGAGAAGACAGGAAAGAGACGATAGTTTAGCTCTTATGCAAACATGCACAAATACATAGGTAGTGCCGTAGTGGTGGGTCTAAATAGCAAATGTTATGAGGAGAAATAGAAAAGAGAAGGTATCTTAGAGATAAGTATCAGACAACTTACCgtataacttggctctaatcatTTGACTTATAGTTaagcacttggctctattattaAGTAGTAGAGTATTACTAGTACTCCTTCCATATCCATAAAGAAAGTTGTTTTGGATAATATTTAGGTTAAATATTGGGaatataaattatgaataacctttaagttgttgaatttgcaaatgtgaaaactatatgaataaatttgttttgaaaaATGTTTTcatcaaaatatatatataccattttttgataaatatttttataaaaataaaaagttaaagTTAGGCTTCACAGTTGTTGTCTTAAACAGCTTACTTTTATAGGTACGGAGGAAGTACGTAGTAGTACTAGCTGGTATTGGGATGTGAATGCCGACTAGGTGTAGTACGATGTCATGGACgacaatgcatgcatgcagtgaaCCCAAACCAAGTTCATATACGTATCAATATCAGTCGACCTACTGCAGCACTGTAGTAGCTTTGGTAGAGTAGTGTTGTAATCACTGTGTGCTGCTCCTATACTAGGTTAGTAGACGGTCGGTTGCAGTATTGAATGATCATCAGCCTCGAGCTGCTAAAAGGAAGGATGGACTGAATTGCTTTCTGAAACATTTCACATGCATGCGTGTGACGACTTGATCTATCAAAGCGGCCGGTGCTACTCTACGTTTAATGCACACTTGGACTGGAGCTTTTGTCGCGGATGCATGTAGTAGTGCATGCTTGCTCTCCGTTGAATCTCCGCCATATATATGCATGTTGATCGATCCCCTGTATTGTGCACACGCATGCTGCAGGACGCACCTACCGATGAGATGCATATGGCCGGTGATGGCAGTTCATCAGACATTGAATTGACGATGCAGGCAAGTCGTTGCGCTACGTAGTACGTACTGTACAGTCCTAATACGTCCTCCCTCTATACAAAGtcaccgaggccttgtttacttctaaatttttttgcaaaataggaatagtagcactttcgtttgtatttgacaaatattatccaattatggactaactaggctcaaaagattcgtctcgtcaattccgaacaaaatgtgcaattagtttttatttttatgtatatttaatacttcatgcatatgtctaaagattcgatgtgacggggaatctgaaaaattttgtaaaatttttagggaactaaacaaggcccgaggaCAACGACGCGATCTACAAAATCTAActttaactttttatttttataaaaatatttatcaaaaactactatatgtatatttttataaaagtatttttaagacaaatctaatcatatagtttttatattttgaaattcaacaatttaaaagttattcgtgatttatattctaaatatttgaccaaaattttatccaaaacaatttttttatgggtacggagggagtactgtACAGTCCTACAAATACTTGAGATGGAATTAATTTGGCCTATCCATCGACATACATGATATGTTTGTGTGTGCTGCAGTAGTTCTGTCTAGCTTAGGTAGGCGGAGCACACGAACCAATGCAAAGTTGCAAACTGCTCATCATGCATCAAAGTAGTAGTTGCTCTTTTACAGCTTCCTAGCTATTTATAGTGGCTGAGACGGAGGAGATTCTcgtaccatgcatgcatgttcaaAACGAAAGTCGATCTTGAAACCAGCAGAAGCGGCCGGTGGTAGTGTGTGAGGTCTGATCGAGAGAAGGCCGCCATGGAACAATGGTGCTTTAAGAAACGCGCAGCTCTGGTGATTGTGGTGGTCATCACCTCGCTGCTGCTCCTAACAATTGCTCAAGGTACGGTATATGTAATTATATAatatgtgcacgtgtgtgtTTATTACACGTACGTAATACATTGCTAATTATTCATGCACGCTTTAATTTGCATCCTTGAATTTGCCACATAAACTTATATACAAACCTAACTGCAAACCTTATTATGCCTCCGATCGATCGATGCATGCATGGCCATCAGCTGCTGCTTCCGGACACCAGCATCCATCATCTTGGTCCACGCTGAACAAGGCGCGCAAGCTTCTGCTCAACACCAGTACTAATTAACATGCAAACACCCCCAACCTTTTAATTTGTTTCGTCACATTGCATTATGAACGATCGTCATTCGTAATTGTCGCTCGATCATATCCATCATCAGCTGGAGGAGACGACGACGAGGTGTCGTCGTCGTTGCCGGCCGGCGGCGTCGTCTCGGACGGGTGTTCAGGGGAGGACGTGGTGGTGTACCAGAGCAGCGCCAACCCTCTGCCGAGCGGCATCCCGGCCTACACCGTGCAGATCATCAACGTCTGCAGCGGAGGGTGCACCGTGTACGACGTGCACGTCTCCTGCGGCGACTTCGCCTCCACGGAGCTCGTCGACCCGGCCAAGTTCCAGCGCGTCAGCTTCAACGACTGCGTCGTCAAGGGCGGTGGCGCGCTCGAGCCCAGCGAGACCGTCTCCTTCCAGTACTCCAACTCATTCTCCTACCACCTCACCGTCGCCTCCGTCGCCTGCCATTAATTAATTAGCAGATCTCGATCACTACTACAATAAGCTAAGTCGTCATCGTCGCCGCTgtcgtcgtcggagtcggagaTACATACATATGAATGCATGCATGCGGCCCGCCAGTGTGCTGTATGCTGCTTTTGCTGTGTGTAAGTGTGttagtagctagctagctagctctatgttgttgctgctactgctgctgAGTAGTCTATCTGCACTTTACTAATTCGCATTGTGTGTGTCGATCGCTGTCGTCGTTATGTTTTTATTTACGtctaatatgatatatataattTGGCAAATAAATTAAAGTTTTCAAtcagttaaaaaaaaagagccCCACCAACAAGTGTCTCAACTCTCAAAGTTTAATCTGCATGCGTGCCagccaggcaggcaggcagagcACGTCCCTGTGGCGATCCTAGCCGGCAGAGAGGGGGTTGGCCGGCGTACACGCACGGCAAGGGAGCACGGCGGTGCGCCGTCTCGAGCAAGAGcacgggaggaagaagaaggattggATTGTTTTGTTATTTCTCACTATCCATCCAACCTCTCACACAGCGAGTTTAAATATTCAGATACATGGGTTATGGCCCAGACGCTCCCAGAGGCAAAGCCAACATAGGGCCCAACATTACATGACACAATAGTTCAAAGAGACATATACTGGGTATACTGGGTTATAACACTCTCCCCCGCTTAAGATGCAACGCGTCCTCGCGCTGCGCCGAGTGAAGGAGTAGACAGGCGACGACGAAGTCGGCGGCGTGATGACGTGGTCGCCGTCAGTCGAGGTAGGGGTTGGCGCTCCCAGGTAGCCCAGTGTTGAGGACAACCTACCCATTGAATAAGTTCCATGGGCACCACATGTTGACCAACCAGCTGCAGACGACACTCGAGGACACGGTCAGCCGTAAGATCCTGAAACTGGCTAAGCAAATGTAAGTCAGCATGAGATGAAATCGTAGTATTAGGTGGTAAGGCCTTCTTGAGCTctgctcctccaggggccagagggtctggttttatagtccctccaagtgaatatgggccgtcggatcaaaccgacattgattgaacggttatcgttgatcctttaggtcggtggagcttaatcccgaaagagagtcctcattggactccagaggggggcgagcgccctggtccctagggcgggcgccctgggccaggccccgttctgcctccgcttcgttcccgtggcttctggagtcttctagatgtaagataattgcgcggtacgttaatatctctatgtaaactcgacgtgtgggcctttcttccgtatttcctgataacccccctgcagaaatagacaaacaccaaaactcgtgaaattctgtcagataaaaccctaagtctagatgttgatttcatttagatccttttctttgtttatttgataattaaatttgatacttaaggaccgtcaacagcacaCTACAAGCGTCACTGACAGTGATGCCAAAATGGCGGGGCTCGTGTCCATACAAAGCTTGAAAGGGAGTTAAACCATGAGCAGAGTGGAAGGTGGAGTTATACCAAAATTCCGCAAGAGACAGCCAGTGAGCCCACTTGTTGGGACAGGAATGCACCATGGAACGAAGATATGTTTCGAGACACTGATTCAGACGTTCCGTCTGACCATCAGTTTGTGGGTGATAAGAGGAGCTCATATTTAAGGTTGTGTCAGTGAGCTTGAACAACTCTTGCCAAAGAGTGCTGGTGAAAATTTTATCACTGTCTGAAATGATGACAGAAGGCATACCATGCAGTTTATAGATGTTGGAGAGAAAGAGCTGAGGAACACTAAGAGCAGTGTAAGGGTGGCATAGGCCAATGAAATGGGCATATTTGGTGAGCTTATCTATGACTACTAGTATAGTATCAAAGGTCTTGGATTTAGGTAGGCCTTCTATGAAGTCGAGGCTAATGGTGTGCCATGCTACAGGGGGAACGGGAAGAGGTTGCAACGACCCCGGAAGACGACAATGCTCAGACTTAGCTTGTGCACACACCTCACATTTAGCAACAAAATCAGCAATATCCTTTTTCATCATTGGCCAGGCAAATAAAGCTTTTACCTTGTGATAGGTTGCTGTCACACCACCATGTCCACCCAGACCACTTGAATGCAAAGCCAGGAGAACCGCATGTTGAGCTTCTGTGTGATGACCCAGCCAAATACGATTCTTATACTTGATGATGCCACCTTTGAGTGAGAAACCCTTGTCATTAGTTCCGGTAAGCGCCAATTCAGTCAATAATTGTTGGGTTGATGGATCCTGCTGATAGCCGTCAATAATGATCTCTAACCAACGTGGAGTGCTTACAAAGACAGCTAACAAGGAAGTGTCTGCTGGTTGCCGCGATAATGCATCAGCGGCCTTGTTCTCAAGCCCTTTCTTGTAACAGATCTTATATTGAAGGCCGAGAAGTTTGATGAAAGCCTTCTGCTGCATGCCTTCTAACAGCTTTTGATCACCCAAATGGATCTGACTGCGGTGGTCAGTTAATATGGTAAACTTCTTATGCTGCAAATAAGGTTTCCATTTGGTGACTGCCAAAATCAATGCCATACACTCCTTCTCATATGTGGACAGAGCTTGAGATTTAAGTCCTAAGGATTTGTTAATGTAAGCAATAAGATGACCCTTTTGCGAAAGCACAACGCCAATATCGAATGAGGAATCATCAGTTTCAATTGTGAAGCCCATAGTGAAATCAGGCAGAGCGAGAACAGGAGCTGCCACCAGAGCCTGTTTGATATTGTCAAAACTCGCTTGCAGGTCAGGAGTCCAGTGAAAGAGCGCATTCTTCTTCAAGAGGTCTGAGAGAGGTCGACTGAGCACACCATAGTTCCGAATAAACTTTCTGTAATACCCAGAGAGACCAAGGAAGCTTCTCAACTGTTTGACATCAGTTGGTGGTGGCCAGTTAGCTATGGCTGCTGTTTTCTGAGGGTCagtaggtgttgacggtccttaatgctcacatttaaccatcaactaatcatagaaaaggacccaaatgcaaccaacacctagacttagggttttatctgacagaattccacaagttttggtgtttgtctatttctgcagggggttatcaggaaatacggaagaaaggcccacacgtcgggtttacatagagatattaacgtgccacgcaattttctaccatctagaagactccagaagccacgggaacgaacgggaggccgatcgggctcggaggcagggcgcccgcccaactctcctgggcgcccgcccagctacagtgtccaattcggacccgtttcgcgtattatgctccaccgacctaaaggatcaaggaaaaccgtgcgatcaatgtcggtttgatccgacggcccagattcacttgaagggactataaaaccagacccccctggcccctggagatcatacctcttctacagaatcaaagttagggtttcaattcttcatccaagtagagaggatccctctagttcttctagttctacctctagttcatctagatctagttctagttcatctagttctagttctagttcctctagttctagttctagttagttctagttgtaatctagaaaatagggagagagaagaggagagcggaggaggagccggatctgtcggatcttcctcaacattatacttttgcagcatctggttcgttcttcatcgttctccaggttcttcaattcataattcctgagttctttaattacttttatttacattcaagttatttattggattcccgcttgcatcaagtgctctagtctttataacgctagagtagtaattaatagattagacgtggtgtttagtcttg contains:
- the LOC8076605 gene encoding TPD1 protein homolog 1B; the encoded protein is MEQWCFKKRAALVIVVVITSLLLLTIAQAAASGHQHPSSWSTLNKARKLLLNTTGGDDDEVSSSLPAGGVVSDGCSGEDVVVYQSSANPLPSGIPAYTVQIINVCSGGCTVYDVHVSCGDFASTELVDPAKFQRVSFNDCVVKGGGALEPSETVSFQYSNSFSYHLTVASVACH